The Toxoplasma gondii ME49 chromosome XII, whole genome shotgun sequence genome includes a region encoding these proteins:
- a CDS encoding hypothetical protein (encoded by transcript TGME49_250840), translating to MDRARTAQRGATGSAHPQKAVASRKYHFAKKAVPTAKGATERENAAPAASYTPPAAQTHIPFNPLIGGGEAEHNFVIFQRLQLDSSEDRERTLTRRDSRAALATQELVQRISLRKEIDLSYLPEGHVRRDEETEKPFAWFFGGRGRLVRQREREPFPDEHNATLGRLKAQLEYIRRWGVALHENDFVPAARGQPALCPKRPAGPVPPVCYSDVPRSSPLAGTHAGDCDNFAELAGLTPREARKRENARRRLREAGEDHWSAAQGAWSCPAGAASRPESASAGPRRLRRPLFVDPATQPGFTLYRPEALDVDEALREAEEAGRKKVGGDSFELDLTEEEQRELNEMLAEHEGFATDVCHVDVKAMAQFFDMQRIPPSQRVKMLELDLRSFLVTMKKLQSAKTIAEEQLQKVRKEKEAMAKDIAAREERLKQTEAAVRLALKDHLRIQRTLQATVKAGSEIIEKEQNKVATIKRSETRLQVQMEEASLVNENQAEEIEALKAELAEMKQRYDEYENKMFIDNKAYHEEQIKLEKFYYRCLSLGEDRLRLLEALRREKANLDVRSAELVLYKQQLEDVTEDRQQIKAMAGKTQQKMMQDRNALLKKWKQETTQKNSIIAAKTRELEEMKEQKAEEAKQAARYRAVSTLRLHEMKKMRNIIDLQQTHIKKQSSNYEDFLKSILAFQGKLTVLSKLAKNIRTFYEEHGDEFRGRAEPGSDRQSNGGRRSSTSSRAEEKAMELSRRRSLPQSTHEAVKSQFQSAAKGGDTIAVDQAVRAARTMGLAPSLADIESLRSKAANARVDSAAFSAFCESAFHADEASKLASFFRTWDPKEKGTLQREVVKNLLQTFGEPLTAEEAEFAIHVLAEDAETINYRDFCEKLVALVPQK from the exons atGGATCGAGCGAGGACCGCACAGCGGGGCGCGACCGGCTCTGCACACCCGCAGAAAGCCGTTGCCTCTCGAAAATACCACTTCGCGAAAAAGGCAGTGCCGACAGCCAAGGGCGCAACCGAGCGAGAAAACGCCGCACCCGCCGCCTCCTACACTCCTCCAGCAGCGCAGACTCACATTCCCTTCAACCCTCTCATTGGCGGCGGAGAAGCTGAACACAACTTTGTAATTTTCCAGAGACTC CAATTGGACTCCTCCGAGGACCGCGAGAGAACTCTGACGCGACGCGACTCGCGGGCCGCTCTCGCCACCCAGGA ACTGGTCCAACGAATCAGCCTGAGGAAGGAAATCGATCTCTCGTATTTGCCAGAGGGACATGtacgaagagacgaggagaccgagaagcCTTTTGCGTGGTTCTTCGGAGGTCGGGGAAGATTGGTGAGGCAACGCGAGCGCGAGCCATTTCCGGATGAGCACAATGCAACACTTGGCAGACTCAAAGCC CAACTGGAGTACATCCGCAGGTGGGGAGTTGCTCTACACGAAAACGACTTTGTGCCGGCGGCGAGGGGGCAGCCTGCGCTGTGTCCGAAGCGGCCGGCAGGTCCAGTGCCGCCTGTCTGCTACTCGGATGTCCCTCGGTCGTCGCCGCTCGCGGGGACGCATGCAGGGGACTGCGACAACTTTGCAGAGCTCGCCGGTCTGACCCCGCGGGAGGCACGGAAGCGCGAGAACGCGCGTCGGCGACTTCGGGAAGCTGGCGAAGACCACTGGTCGGCGGCGCAGGGAGCGTGGAGCTGCCCAGCAGGCGCTGCGTCGCGCCCAgagtctgcgtctgcgggaCCGCGGCGCCTGAGGAGACCTCTGTTCGTCGATCCTGCGACCCAGCCAGGATTCACACTGTATCGCCCGGAGGCGCTCGACGTCGACGAGGCGCTGCGCGAGGCCGAGGAggcagggagaaagaaagtcGGAGGCGACTCGTTCGAACTCGACCTgaccgaagaagaacaaagggAACTGAACGAGATGCTGGCGGAACACGAGGGATTCGCTACAGACGTTTGTCACGTCGACGTCAAGGCAATGGCACA GTTCTTCGACATGCAGAGGATTCCGCCTTCTCAGCGAGTGAA AATGCTCGAATTGGACTTGCGTTCGTTCTTGGTGACGATGAAGAAGCTCCAGTCAGCGAAGACAATTGCGgaggagcagctgcagaaagtccgcaaagaaaaggaagcgatggCGAAGGACATCGCAGCCAGAGAGGAGCGCttgaaacagacagaagccgCTGTCAGG TTGGCCCTGAAAGATCATCTGCGCATTCAGCGCACTCTGCAAGCGACGGTGAAGGCCGGGAGCGAAATAatcgagaaggaacagaacaAAGTGGCAACCATCAAAAGATCGGAAACGCGGCTGCAGGTCCAGAT GGAAGAAGCTTCTCTAGTCAACGAGAACCAGGCAGAGGAAATCGAGGCGCTCAAAGCGGAGCTAGCGGAGATGAAACAGCGGTA CGATGAGTACGAGAACAAGATGTTCATTGACAACAAGGCGTACCACGAAGAACAAATCAAGTTGGAGAAGTTTTACTACCGCTGTTTGAGTCTGGGA GAAGATCGTCTGCGCCTGCTCGAAGCCCTTCGAAGGGAAAAAGCAAACTTGGATGTGCGCTCTGCTGAGCTGGTCCTCTACAA GCAACAGCTCGAAGATGTGACTGAGGATCGACAGCAAATCAAAGCCATGGCTGGG AAAACGCAGCAGAAGATGATGCAAGACCGGAATGCTCTGCTGAAGAAGtggaagcaggagacgacgcagaagaactCGATAATCGCGGCGAAGACCAGGGAGTTGGAAGAGatgaaggagcagaaggcggaggaagcgaaacaggCCGCGAGGTACCGAGCCGTCTCCACGCTGCGTCTGCACGAGATGAAGAAAATGAGGAACATCATCGACTTG CAACAAACGCACATCAAGAAGCAATCTTCGAACTACGAGGACTTCCTGAAGAGCATCCTCGCCTTCCAGGGCAAGCTCACCGTTCTCAGCAAGCTGGCGAAAAAC ATTCGAACTTTCTACGAGGAGCACGGCGACGAATTCCGAGGGCGGGCCGAGCCGGGCAGCGACCGACAGAGCAACGGCGGCAGAAGGAGCTCGACCTCCTCGCGTGCAGAA GAAAAAGCGATGGAACtcagcagacgacgaagctTGCCGCAG TCGACTCACGAGGCCGTTAAGTCCCAGTTTCAATCCGCCGCCAAG GGTGGAGACACGATCGCTGTCGACCAAGCAGTGCGCGCCGCTCGAACGATG GGTCTCGCCCCCAGTTTGGCGGATATCGAGAGTCTGCGAAGCAAAGCCGCGAATGCGCGGGTTGACTCAGCCGCCTTTTCAGCTTTCTGTGAGTCGGCATTCCATGCAGACGAAGCGTCCAAGTTAGCGTCGTTTTTCAGGACCTGGGATccgaaggaaaaaggaacgcTTCAGAGAGAAGTCGTCAAAAATCTCCTGCAGACGTTCGGCGAACCTCTCacagctgaagaagctgaaTTCGCGATTCATGTCCTGGCGGAAGACGCGGAAACCATCAACTACCGAGACTTTTGTGAAAA GCTCGTCGCCCTCGTCCCACAGAAGTGA
- a CDS encoding CMGC kinase, putative (encoded by transcript TGME49_250850~Predicted member of protein kinase family CMGC;DYRK, (PMID:22047078).) produces MMTSGASGLASPVGEEGETEAAPTSVVVPDATQVARSLSLPVRRPGETGEEEGRRSFCAVHLAQEASQGSSPLSQAHEALSAGGGANQSCSFYRKFKKKSVSFDITALLETEKLEEAKKCGRRRDHGALSQASWLPRSGASAQSVRKLSGVEPPSAVPLWGSPETLYSLKRRTGGTAVSGGPETSVSFGPDTGVSPLQGTGVSLCQGTGVSFCQETGVSADQGTGVSLAQETGASPCQATSAPPYQETSISGYHGTGVSPRGGPAGLAWRSPLGFGDAGNLPCPVAPGLGPAVSPRARAWPVPPPGDASFGKAKSPSTAELEPHRESPWKSRRSPSHRDARGGALHVLRPQGGALHALEQIHGADRGVKHEGDEGVEVSPVLPPHRVREGDAEDGGLSRSDTGSGCQLEFQGSEGGRWNEQEAGVLPPPGTPRRFRMSAPTPPPSPFQTAEQRQQTPVSPVHPRSSSHTQNQRLAASLACLLDSVGDRGATFSGQPREMQLPPCLAPQSAASLEESSPLHAADALCFRSPGALASASPVPWHGTHGISLQDAYLQSFLTRVPYPSTPPPGFEGVAPPSPAYTPLCSSPFSPPPAPSPLPLSLSRFSASRPSSSPSCLLSSSFHACSTALHCGVQPAASGGVPHSPLSLPSRPVEWWDVVPGALSGASGPHSPFAGGAQRASQGNAMLVKCAETFLLHHTKKLRRLQLRLNGRSERRGSVGEKLDVAPGFSHFDLQPHQLSAARKLYAISAQPRPTTLGCEAASQQTGFVCRRAYTGHPKSEDESHAFPLARPNGAGTPYTSPLESPMLAAGLLSRVLSRHSEQPPDPSANSSNLTGSSVPLGRPSGKGELRTVQFPRPPAGGFVLLPGRVLTSDSVGVYNGGCDNRDHDYMAKQFEHILPDHLFINPPPMYSCACAARTPDVRVNAKADSEVPTRLGESEAGAGKRRQQSVPGDPEGAAPACDAETPKTRAGREKGGCGSEGTGTRPFVSQQETTRESLRGAMQDSTSSDPRGLCPPSGPERKRLRCRRCGGWVVPPVGWPVVSPSPGEGGRGEDQAEERLGQQDVEEVSVLDTCYYQVLELVGRGTFGHVYECLQFDGFTGKPVSVVAVKVVKNDEAYLRNALHEVFLLRMLARGGLHGADSAQEEGRWATSDDGGAPSGEEPPGTAAGNGAAKGGEAVRDTERRVVRLLHQFVYRRHVCLVFELLHSDLYQLLKKGRFRGLPLFIVQQIAVQLVQGVSELQRVRIAHCDLKPENVLIYSATVTAKEATWEASQNSKQRHRKQSPYRQLKGQATAEAHPGPSGNQGGGPASSDSAADGCLPNTSPPPAPPGPKAAAVAPVQGQATLAPHAGGAAPAGGANTEGGPGGRAAEDAEKAKRIGSVQCKDSRFDVALAAIVSSRESRESGKQKGEKGRRPEEIVGQRRRGDSSGNVFIDSPTTGSGESREWPLLCRSHSFTCSSKKGLETPGRERGRRRSVSRRSKLAASCLRRCSSASAQFFSRSTQRDCSQCQQKAPGLLSGNAPAEAEEPSARGPSGGESRSGQLVSCGEQRPPVTREKGVACEAGPDGPGLREACRGRGDRRPSAAQRLRLYIRVVDFSSSCVLPKTPSKPEIGDIVSLVKKKNCKPFASVYPQSRFYGAPEAFLGVPYWEKVDLWAVGCILAELFFGQPLLPGASDYDQLRRLVGLFGLPPTWMLEVGTRSRAYFVADGRETPADRPREGIPSLKVAAEAREASGREQGAAADAVSRTNRNGQSEVTCTVENGGKAGDEKRGKKGDTPPTPLGASWRLKTVEEYEKATGTTEPVPKRYADIRCLSDLLRLRPLEHHPSKGQENRTNPHPAPTSKQGATSTHRYPQPPVLIANADGPAASSSSRLSSSNASLAVSGEPSEVPAAPMSAREGACSGATGGGAEERRGMVEKTEGDREERQPKALPDEGRDDLVEAEARCEKCDSYSVAVTYLGSEHKPRRSRRVSCLTCSTEDSSTSACSGALSALSPGDPWAAWCSRPSSMSPLPRLSSFDGKRGRLVRRRTVSSWTCQSGQSRRPWRTSAGLPGSLPAVHHSRVRVSRGSGDSDASREDCRVHSPISCASAYVRAPSFSPDFVNKPPPRACSLSPSWSLAHTLRHGEQSRKAEGDLASVEPQTLSRRQHGESDERKGDDQDTGGANAERAQICEKSEKDRREASEALDNRAQGERMPLGHETGEEALRQRFLEFLEGLLQVDPLKRFSAEDALAHPFIASALETPGAASERRHAGSESADAQAERQYRKWQRFHLKNVLSLLNAESEKQERRLREAEKGQGKGRPLRWDAVVRSQVAFLRGSLCGGDSESKRQEKDEKPRDHASPASVESSRQGRVETQEKAQRKGSASSHFTADLERPGPQPGWPEEACEAPLHARGRADLRPPGFAAMARDAASGKAETSVAYTNADPTQASCRRLEWGEGFLQPKGRDMEGASPHMSFTRDKDGGFSSAITSSFCFSSSPYLYPRQPGYEEGGNPSPTDSFTGLPSLDTRFSSSVYPSARSSLASVSSLPFLSSLPPSTSSPAFNAHAYRGSDASSLAHADLSWPESDKETEALIKRVVEFHGRRVAFEGQDMERRCKDEEQTLWMQQQQQQQKRLLQGEDSRSPFPQVPTGQQIYMKHSGLYTPPPSPVHVAAPVVCMRHIDREVSKSVSHERRRIND; encoded by the exons ATGATGACCTCTGGCGCATCAGGTCTGGCGTCGCCGGtgggcgaggaaggagaaactgaAGCAGCGCCGACTTCGGTTGTTGTGCCGGATGCGACCCAGGTCGCCAGGTCGCTGAGTTTGCCTGTTCGGCGACCAGGCGAGAcaggggaggaagagggcCGGCGTTCCTTTTGTGCAGTGCACCTCGCACAAGAGGCGTCGCAGGGCTCCTCGCCACTCAGCCAAGCCCACGAAGCGCTTTCGGCCGGCGGAGGCGCCAACCAATCGTGCAGCTTTTACCGGAAGTTCAAGAAGAAAAGTGTCAGTTTCGACATCACCGCGTTGCTCGAAACCGAGAAActcgaagaggcgaagaaatgCGGACGCCGAAGAGACCACGGAGCCCTGAGCCAGGCCTCCTGGCTTCCGCGGAgcggcgcctctgcgcaGTCCGTGCGAAAACTCTCGGGCGTCGAACCCCCCAGTGCCGTCCCCCTGTGGGGAAGTCCTGAAACACTCTACAGCCTGAAACGAAGGACTGGCGGGACAGCTGTCTCTGGGGGCCCGGAGACAAGCGTCTCTTTTGGTCCAGACACaggcgtgtctcctcttcaagggacaggtgtctctctttgtcaggggacaggtgtctccttttgtcAGGAAACAGGTGTATCTGCTGACCAGGGAACAGGTGTTTCTTTAGCTCAGGAAACAGGTGCATCTCCTTGTCAAGCGACGAGTGCCCCTCCTTATCAGGAGACAAGTATCTCCGGTTACCATGGGAcgggcgtctctcctcgtggGGGACCAGCCGGGCTGGCTTGGCGATCTCCTCTAGGTTTCGGCGATGCTGGGAATTTGCCTTGTCCTGTGGCGCCGGGCCTGGGTcccgccgtctctccgcgAGCGAGAGCGTGGCCTGTCCCACCGCCAGGCGACGCGAGTTttggaaaggcgaagagccCATCGACTGCAGAGCTGGAGCCGCACCGGGAGTCGCCTTGGAAGAGCCGGAGGTCTCCGAGCCATCGGGACGCTCGGGGGGGGGCGCTGCATGTGCTTCGTCCTCAGGGTGGTGCATTGCATGCATTGGAGCAGATACATGGGGCAGATCGGGGAGTGAAGCATGAGGGCGACGAGGGAGTCGAGGTCTCACCGGTGCTCCCTCCTCACAGAGttcgagaaggagacgcagaagacggcgGCCTGTCTCGGAGCGATACGGGTAGTGGATGCCAACTAGAGTTTCAAGGCAGTGAGGGCGGAAGGTGGAACGAACAGGAGGCAGGAGTCTTGCCGCCTCCTGGGACCCCTAGGCGCTTTCGCATGTCGGCGCCCACGCCTCCACCGTCGCCGTTCCAGACGGccgagcagagacagcagacgccGGTCTCGCCTGTTCACCCGCGATCTTCGTCTCACACGCAAAACCAGCGGCTGGCGGCTTCCCTGGCGTGTCTGCTGGACTCG GTTGGGGACCGTGGAGCGACTTTTTCTGGACAGCCGCGTGAAATGCAGCTACCGCCGTGTTTGGCGCCTCAATCTGCGGCGAGTCTCGAGGAGTCCAgcccgctgcatgcagccgacGCACTGTGCTTCCGCAGCCCCGGGGCCCTCGCGTCGGCGTCTCCGGTCCCGTGGCACGGCACACACGGCATCTCGTTGCAGGACGCGTATCTCCAGAGCTTTCTGACGCGGGTGCCGTACCCGAGCACTCCGCCCCCCGGCTTCGAGGGCGTAGCCCCTCCATCTCCTGCATACACGCCTCTGTGTTCAAGTCCGTTTTCCCCGCCGCCGGCGCCGTCGCCCTTGCCTCTTTCGttgtcgcgcttctccgcctcgcgtccctcgtcttcgccgtcgtgcctcttgtcttcttccttccatGCTTGCTCCACGGCGCTGCACTGTGGTGTGCAGCCGGCCGCCAGCGGTGGCGTCCCGCactctccgctgtctcttccgtctcgccCTGTTGAGTGGTGGGACGTAGTCCCCGGCGCTCTTTCGGGCGCGAGTGGGCCCCATTCGCCGTTTGCCGGTGGAGCCCAGAGAGCGAGTCAGGGCAACGCGATGCTCGTGAAATGTGCCGagacgtttcttcttcaccacACCAAAAAGCTGCGCCGGCTCCAGCTTCGACTCAACGGGCGCTcagagaggcgcgggagTGTGGGCGAGAAGCTCGACGTCGCACCGGGCTTCTCGCACTTCGACCTTCAGCCCCATCAATTATCTGCTGCTCGCAAGTTGTACGCCATCTCGGCGCAACCTCGGCCCACAACGCTTGGGTGCGAAGCCGCGAGCCAGCAAACGGGGTTTGTCTGTCGACGGGCGTATACAGGCCACCCGAAGAGCGAGGATGagtcgcatgcgtttccacTCGCGCGACCGAACGGCGCCGGGACTCCGTATACTTCTCCCCTTGAGTCGCCAATGCTCGCGGCGGGTCTGTTGTCGCGAGTGCTTTCGCGGCATTCAGAGCAGCCGCCAGATCCGTCTGCGAATTCTTCGAATCTCACAGGGTCCTCCGTCCCCCTCGGGCGACCCTCTGGAAAAGGCGAGCTCAGAACTGTGCAGTTCCCAAGACCCCCGGCAGGCGGATTTGTCCTCCTGCCCGGTCGCGTGCTCACCTCCGACTCCGTCGGGGTGTACAACGGCGGCTGCGACAACCGGGACCATGACTACATGGCGAAACAGTTTGAACACATTCTGCCAGATCACCTCTTCATAAATCCGCCTCCGATGTACAgttgcgcatgcgccgcgagAACGCCCGACGTCCGTGTCAACGCGAAGGCCGACAGTGAGGTGCCAACTCGTCTgggcgagagcgaggcggGCGCCGGAAAGAGGCGACAGCAGAGCGTCCCCGGAGACCCCGAGGGAGCAGCACCAGCGTGTGATGCAGAAACGCCTAAGACACGGGCAGGACGGGAGAAAGGTGGTTGCGGTTCCGAGGGAACAGGGACGCGCCCTTTCGTATCTCAGCAAGAGACTACACGAGAGAGTCTGCGAGGCGCCATGCAGGACTCGACTTCGTCGGATCCCCGGGGGCTGTGCCCCCCCTCTGGCCCCGAGCGCAAACGGCTTCGGTGTCGCCGGTGTGGAGGGTGGGTGGTGCCGCCTGTGGGGTGGCCAGTGGTGTCTCCAAGCCCTGGTGAGGGCGGCCGGGGCGAGGAccaggcagaagagagactcggTCAACAGGATGTTGAAGAGGTTTCAGTCCTTGATACTTGCTACTACCAAGTCCTCGAACTTGTTGGCAGAGGCACGTTCGGCCACGTCTACGAGTGTCTCCAGTTCGACGGATTCACAGGGAAACCTGTTTCAGTCGTCGCCGTGAAAGTTGTGAAGAACGACGAAGCGTACTTACGCAATGCGTTGCATgaagtctttcttctccgcatgCTGGCGCGCGGGGGCCTCCATGGTGCAGACTCGGCCCAGGAGGAGGGACGCTGGGCGACGTCGGATGACGGAGGCGCCCCCTCGGGAGAAGAACCCCCTGGGACAGCCGCCGGAAACGGCGCGGCGAAGGGCGGCGAAGCGgtgcgagacacagagagacgcgtcgtCCGCCTCCTGCACCAGTTTGTCTACCGTCGCCACGTCTGCCTGGTCTTTGAATTACTTCACTCAGATTTGTATCAGCTTCTCAAGAAGGGCCGCTTCCGGGGCCTGCCGCTCTTCATCGTTCAACAGATTGCCGTCCAGCTCGTTCAAGGTGTGTCCGAGCTTCAGCGCGTGCGCATTGCGCACTGCGACCTAAAACCTGAGAATGTCCTCATTTACTCTGCGACGGTCACAGCGAAAGAGGCGACCTGGGAGGCGTCTCAAAACTCTAAACAGCGACACCGAAAACAGTCTCCCTATCGCCAGTTGAAGGGCCAGGCCACAGCTGAGGCACATCCCGGTCCGAGCGGAAACCAGGGAGGTGGCCCGGCTTCTTCAGACTCCGCCGCAGACGGCTGCTTGCCCAACACATCGCCTCCGCCAGCTCCGCCAGGCCCCAAAGCCGCTGCCGTGGCTCCCGTCCAGGGACAGGCGACACTGGCCCCGCACGCAGGCGGCGCTGCGCCGGCGGGAGGCGCAAACACCGAAGGCGGGCCAGGTGGCCGAGCCGCCGAGGATGCCgaaaaggcgaaaagaaTCGGCAGCGTGCAGTGTAAGGATTCACGCTTCGATGTTGCACTGGCAGCGATAGTTTCGTCGAGGGAGTCCCGCGAAAGTGGGAaacaaaagggagagaagggacgCAGACCTGAAGAGATTGTGGGCCAGCGTCGTCGAGGCGATTCGAGTGGAAACGTCTTCATCGACTCGCCGACAACGGGCTCAGGGGAGTCCCGTGAGTGGCCGCTTCTATGCCGGTCGCACTCTTTCACTTGTTCAAGCAAGAAAGGCCTCGAAACACCCGGCCGCGAAAGGGGCCGGAGACGCTCGGTGTCGCGTCGATCCAAGCTGGCggcttcctgtctccgtcgttgtTCATCGGCTTCTGCGCAATTCTTCAGCAGGTCCACACAACGCGATTGCAGTCAGTGTCAGCAGAAAGCCCCCGGTCTTCTTAGCGGAAATGCGccggcagaggcagaggagccGAGTGCACGTGGACCGTCTGGGGGCGAGAGTCGAAGTGGCCAACTCGTGAGTTGTGGGGAGCAGAGGCCGCCTGTgaccagagagaagggagtCGCCTGCGAGGCGGGGCCCGACGGGCCAGGTCTGCGGGAGGCCTGTCGCGGGCGAGGCGACCGGCGCCCAAGTGCTGCACAGAGACTTCGCCTGTACATTCGAGTTGTCgatttctcgtcttcttgtgTTCTTCCCAAGACGCCGTCCAAGCCAGAAATCGGCGATATTGTGTCGCTcgtgaagaaaaagaactgcAAACCGTTTGCCTCCGTCTACCCGCAGTCTCGATTCTATGGGGCCCCCGAGGCATTCCTAGGGGTGCCCTACTGGGAGAAAGTGGACCTCTGGGCTGTCGGATGCATTCTGGCCGAGCTCTTCTTTGGacagcctcttcttcccggcGCCAGCGATTACGACCAGCTCAGGCGCCTCGTCGGACTCTTCGGACTCCCGCCCACTTGGATGCTCGAAGTGGGGACCAGGAGTCGCGCCTATTTCGTCGCCGACGGGCGAGAAACCCCGGCGGACCGACCCCGCGAAGGGATTCCCTCACTAAAAGTCGCGGCCGAGGCTCGAGAGGCTTCAGGACGCGAACAGGGAGCTGCCGCGGACGCAGTGTCCCGAACGAATCGAAACGGGCAGAGCGAGGTCACATGCACAGTGGAGAATGGGGGCAaggcaggagacgagaaacgaggtaagaaaggagacacgccgCCGACGCCTCTCGGCGCATCCTGGCGGCTGAAGACAGTGGAAGAGTACGAAAAGGCCACAGGCACGACAGAGCCGGTGCCGAAGCGATACGCAGACATTCGGTGTCTGTCGGATCTTTTGCGTCTTCGGCCTCTCGAACACCATCCGAGCAAAGGGCAAGAGAACCGAACGAATCCTCACCCGGCGCCTACAAGCAAGCAGGGAGCGACCTCGACGCACAGATATCCACAACCACCGGTGCTGATTGCGAACGCCGACGGCCCGGCCGCCTCCAGTTCGTCCCGCTTGTCGTCTTCTaacgcgtctctcgcggtTTCGGGGGAACCTTCAGAGGTGCCTGCTGCTCCGATGTCAGCGCGTGAAGGCGCGTGCAGCGGTGCAACAGGAGGTGGTgccgaagaaaggagaggcatggtagagaagacggaaggagaccgggaagagagacaaccgAAGGCTTTGCCGGACGAAGGACGAGATGACCTCGTCGAGGCGGAGGCCAGGTGTGAGAAGTGCGACTCATACAGCGTCGCAGTGACCTATTTAGGATCCGAACACAAACCAAGGCGTTCGCGAAGGGTTTCCTGTCTCACATGCTCGACGGAAGATTCATCGACTTCTGCTTGCTCCGgggctctctctgcgttgtccCCCGGAGATCCTTGGGCTGCGTGGTGCTCGAGACCGTCCTCGATGTCGCCGTTGCCGCGTCTGTCGAGCTTTGACGGGAAGCGTGGCAGACTTGTGAGGCGGCGGACTGTCTCTTCGTGGACGTGTCAGTCCGGACAGTCGCGACGCCCCTGGCGGACGAGCGCGGGCCTTCCGGGCTCCCTCCCGGCAGTGCATCACTCACGCGTAAGAGTCTCCAGAGGgtcaggagacagcgacgctAGCCGAGAGGACTGTCGGGTGCATTCTCCGATCTCCTGCGCCTCGGCCTATGTGCGGGCgccttcgttctcgcctGACTTCGTCAACAAGCCACCGCCCCGTGCCTGCTCCTTGTCCCCTTCGTGGTCGCTGGCCCACACCCTGCGACACGGCGAGCAGAGCCGGAAGGCGGAGGGCGACTTGGCGTCTGTGGAGCCTCAGACtctctcgaggagacagcacggcgagagcgacgagagaaaaggagacgatcAGGACACAGGAGGCGCAAATGCAGAGCGTGCGCAAATTTGCGAGAAGTCGGAGAAGGACCGGCGCGAAGCGTCCGAAGCGCTCGACAACAGGGCGCAAGGCGAGAGAATGCCTCTGGGCcacgagacaggcgaggaagcTCTGCGTCAACGTTTCCTCGAATTCCTGGAAGGCCTTCTTCAAGTGGATCCTCTGAAGCGTTTCTCGGCAGAGGACGCCTTGGCTCATCCGTTCATCGCCAGTGCGTTGGAGACACCAGGGGCGGCTTCCGAGAGGCGACACGCGGGCTCCGAGTCGGCCGACGCGCAAGCGGAGCGACAGTACCGCAAGTGGCAACGATTCCATTTAAAGAACGTTTTGTCGCTTCTGAATGCAGAGAGTGAGAAGCAGGAACGGCGCCTCAGAGAAGCTGAGAAAGGTCAAGGCAAGGGGCGTCCGCTGCGCTGGGATGCCGTCGTCCGGTCACAGGTGGCCTTCCTGCGAGGCTCGCTGTGCGGGGGCGACTCGGAGAGCAAGCGccaggagaaagacgaaaagccGCGGGATCACGCGTCGCCGGCGAGCGTCGAGTCGAGTCGCCAAGGTCGAGTAGAGACGCAGGAAAAAGCACAACGCAAAGGCTCCGCTTCGTCGCACTTCACCGCAGATCTAGAGCGACCAGGGCCACAGCCGGGGTGGCCAGAGGAAGCCTGTGAGGCTCCCTTGCACGCTCGCGGCCGAGCTGATCTACGCCCGCCAGGGTTTGCGGCGATGGCGAGAGATGCCGCATCtgggaaggcagagacatCCGTGGCGTACACGAATGCGGATCCGACGCAGGCCTCTTGCCGCCGGCTCGAGTGGGGAGAAGGATTCCTACAGCCAAAGGGGCGAGACATGGAGGGAGCGAGTCCGCATATGAGTTTCACGAGGGATAAAGACGGGGGGTTTTCGAGTGCGATTACGtcgtccttctgcttctcgtcttctccgtacCTATACCCGCGACAACCTGGAtacgaagaaggcggaaaTCCGAGTCCGACCGATTCGTTCACTGGCTTGCCGTCCCTCGACACGCGCTTTAGCTCTTCCGTATACCCCTCGGCGCGCTCGTCCTTAGCCTCCGTGTCGTCCTtgcccttcctctcctccctgccGCCGTCGACCTCGTCCCCCGCTTTCAACGCTCACGCCTACCGGGGCAGCGACGCCTCGTCCCTGGCGCACGCAGATCTCTCGTGGCCGGAGTCGGACAAGGAAACCGAGGCCCTCATCAAGCGGGTCGTCGAGTTCCACGGGCGCCGTGTGGCCTTCGAGGGACAGGATATGGAACGTAGGtgcaaagacgaagaacaaaCTCTCTGgatgcagcagcagcagcagcagcagaagcgtCTGCTCCAGGGTGAGGATTCCCGTTCGCCTTTTCCCCAGGTCCCCACTGGTCAACAAATCTACATGAAACACTCGGGACTGTATACCCCGCCGCCCTCGCCCGTCCATGTCGCGGCCCCtgtcgtctgcatgcgtcacaTCGACCGAGAAGTCTCAAAATCCGTTTCTCACGAGCGACGAAGGATCAACGACTAA